A part of Solenopsis invicta isolate M01_SB chromosome 2, UNIL_Sinv_3.0, whole genome shotgun sequence genomic DNA contains:
- the LOC120356977 gene encoding uncharacterized protein LOC120356977 yields the protein MELTKRILRFIYISVIVFRVPLTTTVTTPLAPTIESTVVSTVTDSSTTDEDKVEMPRVPLTEQVMDHNIRVSDVPDVDPEATDVPDSSLDRNRVIRDVAYFIRAHKFHDYDRRYYKGAEEAKSRLYEEFPKPGLRSLHWEVRKHCEASFIECLKYLERIIRLTTLRREDDTITVMREQKWNEVNNTEQIMAAQRDCQIAQRRDNFTAVPFQGSIGKCIDSS from the coding sequence ATGGAGCTCACCAAACGtatattacgttttatttacatttctgTTATCGTATTTCGCGTGCCGCTAACAACAACCGTCACAACGCCGTTGGCGCCAACGATCGAATCTACCGTCGTGTCTACTGTCACCGATTCAAGTACGACAGATGAGGACAAGGTGGAGATGCCAAGGGTGCCGCTGACCGAGCAGGTTATGGACCACAACATACGGGTGAGCGACGTGCCCGACGTGGACCCGGAGGCGACGGACGTGCCTGATTCTAGCTTGGACAGGAATCGTGTGATCCGGGACGTGGCATATTTTATTCGCGCTCACAAGTTCCACGACTACGATCGTCGGTACTACAAGGGCGCGGAGGAGGCTAAGAGTAGACTGTACGAAGAGTTCCCGAAACCTGGTCTGAGATCTTTGCATTGGGAGGTGCGTAAGCACTGCGAGGCCAGTTTTATCGAGTGCCTGAAGTATCTCGAAAGAATCATTAGGCTTACGACCCTCAGGCGCGAGGACGACACCATCACAGTCATGAGAGAGCAGAAATGGAATGAGGTGAACAATACCGAGCAGATTATGGCCGCTCAAAGAGACTGCCAGATAGCCCAAAGGCGGGACAATTTCACCGCAGTTCCGTTTCAGGGTTCAATCGGCAAGTGCATCGATTCGTCATGA